The nucleotide sequence CCGCCGAAGCGGGCGTCCCAGGCGAGGCTGAGGTTGACGACCAGCCGGGGCTGGGGTGTCGCGGGCTCACCCGGGGGGACGTTCCCCGCGTTGTGGGCGCGCCACTCGGTCACCGCGTTGTGGATGGCCCGCGCGAGCTGCGTCTGCTCTCCGAAGTAGCCGCCATGCGCCAGGTCCCGCACGTTCGGCGTCACCTGGGGGAGCGACAGGTGGTTGGACACCTGGGCAATGCAGACCGGGCTGCCGTCCGGACAGCCCAGCTCGCGCACGACGCGGCCCATCGCATGCCCATGTCCGAGCCGGTCCTCCACTGCCTCGCCCCCGCTGTAGCGGTGCGGCGAGGAGTCCACCACCGCGACGCGCACCTCGACAGGGGGGAGCGTCGCGCCCGTGGGGAGGACGGCCAGCCGCTCGGTCTGCGCATGGAAGTCCTTCTGCAGCATCTGCCAGGCGGCCTTGACGGTGGCGCTCGTCCCCAGGGGCGCCACCACCTGACAGTCGGGGTCGATTCTCACCGTCCGCCCGTCCACGGCCGACTTCAGCGCCGCTACCGCCAGCGGTGGGGGGAGGCCGCTTCCCGAGGACACCCAGTCGTAGGAACAGAAGGGCGCGAGTCCGGGGGGCAGCGCCCACTGTCCCTTCGTGGCCGCGAACAGCCGGGCCTCGACCCACTGGCCTGCCGAGCCGGAGGGGCCCGGCGGGCAGCTGGAGATGTCCGGCTTCAGGACGGCAATCCACCGGCTGCTCGGGCACGCCGCTTCGGGCGCGATGGCTGGCGAGACGGCAACGCAGGTCCCTCCATTCGCGGCGGGGCAGGGCGGCGTCCCGGCATCCGAAGCGAGCTCCTGACGCGCCAGGGGCGGGCGCCCTTCTGCTTCCGGGGCTGTCCCCGAGGGCATACAGGCCGCGACCCCGAAGGCCAGGGTGATGGCAAGCAGACGGCGGGTGGGGTCCATGCGTGTGTCTCCAGGAGGGAGGGGTGTGGCTCAGGGAACGAGTGCGCGGAAGGCGGCCCAGTCCGACTCCGGCCGGCGGGCGCGAAGCTCGAGCTGGGCGTGGCGGAGCGCCTCCGGCAGCCCGGTGGCGGTGAAGGGCCCGTCGTGGCGGTAGAGCGCTCGCATCAGCTCCATGGCGTGCGCGTCGTCCACCTCGCGCCAGGCGGCCACGGCCCCGTGTGCGCCGGCGGCCAGGAAGGCCTGTGCCAGTCCCAGGCCCTCCACGGGAGAGTCCTGGGCCGCGAGGACCGTCTCGCAGCCCGAGAGCACCACCCAGGAGGGAACGCGACGCAGGGCCAGCACGTCGCCCACCGTCAGCTGTCCCTCGTGCAGGGGCATCACGCTCTCCCAACCGCCGAGCCCGGCGAAGCGCCCATGCCCGGCGTAGTGGAAGAGCTCCGCGCGCTCGAGCGCGGCGCGAACGCCCGCCCCCGTCGCGGCGGGGCCCGACTGCACCTGGACCTGCCAGTCCTCGCGCAGCGCCGCGTGGACGAGCCGCGCCTCTTCTCGCGCCTGGGGGAGGTTGCCTTCGGGGTCGGCGACGATGAGCGCGGTGCGCTCGCGGGGGGCTGCCTCGGCCGGCTCCGGCCTCGCCAGGTCCAGCGCGTAGGCCACGGGACGCCCCGCGACCAGCGCGTCCGCGCCGAAGGGCAGGGCATGGAAGTCCACCGCGCGAAGCACTCCGTAGGGAACCAGGGTGACGCGACGGGCCGCGAGGAGCTCCTCGCGAAAGGGCTCCAGCAGGGTGGCGGCCAGCACCTCGGGCGAAGCACCGGGCGCGACGGGCTCGAGGAAGCGGGCCTTCACGGTGTGCTCGGCGGCCGCGAAGCCAATCCACCCTCGTGGCGCAGGGTAGTAGACGAGCCACAGCTCCCCGGGAGCGGGACGGGGACGCGTGCCCTGCGGAGAGCGCGTCGCGGAGGCGGCGGGCACGAGGAGGGTGAAGGACTCCTCCAGGAGCGCCCGCAGTCGTTCGTCCCGCAGTCGCCGGGCCTGGCGGACCTCCGCGAGGCGGGCCGTGGACAGCCGCCAGTCCCGCGCGGCCTCTTCGTCCAGGGCTTCGCGCTCCTGGCGGTAGGCGGCGAGGGCGGTGTCCCACCGGGCTCGCTCCGCTGCCGGGAGGTGCGTCACTCGGTCCGAGAGCCGCACGGCCTCGAGCACCCGTGCTCGCGCGCGCCGGGCCGCCTCCAGGGCCTCCGTGACGTGTCCTGTCCTCACCGCGAGCGCGACGTACGCACGGCTGCCGCGCTCGCGCTCACGCAGGAAGACGTGCCGGCCCTCCATGAGCGGCACCCGCAGGGCCTCGCCGTCCAGCAGGGCCTCGGCCCGGGCATGGGCCGCGAGCGCCGTGCGCACGTCCCCGAGCTGCTCCGCCGCCTGGGCCTGGCCGAATGCCGCGCGCCAGCGGGCCTCGGGGGACGCCGAGGCCTCGGCCAGCTCCGCGAGCCGTGCGAAGCGCTGCCGTGCCTGACGCGCCTGTCCCGCGGCCAGGTGGATGCGTCCTTCGAGGTCCAGCCACCACAGGGCGAGGCGGGCTCCCGGCTCGGGGCGTGCGTGGCGGGCCTCACGCAGCCGTGCCGCCGCGGCCCCGGCGCGTCCGGCGTGCAGCTCCGCCAGCGCCAGGTTCACGAGGACATTGGCCTCGTCGTCAGGGCTGGCACACACGCCGCGGTAGAGGGCGAGCGCTTCCTCCAGCGGGGGCACCGGCTCGCCCCGTGGCGCGCCACCGGCCTCCCGCGCGAGCAGCAGTCCCCAGCCGATGTTGGTGAGCAGGTCCGCCTTCTCACAGTCGGAGCCCGCTGTTTCGTCACGCAGCGCTCCCAGCAGCACGAGGGACTCCTCGTCGCGGCCGAGGGACTGAAGCGTCGTCGCCAGCACCTGCCGAACGGCCCGGTGCAGGCGTCCGATGCCCAGCCGCTCCGCGAGCAGCTCCGCCTCGGCGAAGTGCTGGAGCGCGGCGCCGACGTCTCCCGATTCCAGGGCCAGCAGTCCCTCATGGTAGGCCCGCTGGGCGCCCCCCTCGGGATGGTTGCCTTCCATGGAGCCCACGGCCTCGAGCACCTCGCGCGCGTCGGTGAAGCGGCGTCCGTGGTGGATGAGCGTGTAGACGAGGACCATCGCGTCGCTGGCCTCGTCCGAGCGCCGCCCCCCGAGGCGATGGAGCGCCATGGATTCCCTCAGGTGCGCGGCCGCCTCCTCGGCATGGCCCAGCGATAATTCGACGCGGGCCAGCAGGCTCTTCGCCCGCGTGCGCGGGACCTCCGGGAGGGCCGGCGTCTCCTCGCGCAGCAGCTTCGCCGCATCCTCGGCCTTCCCCTCCGCGCGCAGCGCCGTTGCACGCTGGAGGAGCGGCACCTGCTCCGAGTTCCGCACCGGCAGCCGCCAAACCGCCGGGCCCTGGGGCAGGCTCACCGCCAGCACCACCTCCGTGGCTCCGGCCGGCACCACGAAGGTGCAGGCGCGTCCGCCTCGGACTTCGCGCTCTTCCACGGGAAGGCGAGCCCCACCCGCGGAGACGCTCAGCGCCACCTGCTTGGGAACCTCCACCCAGAGCCGGAGGCGGCGGTCTCCGGGCAGCTCACAGACGGGGCCGCTCGTGACGGCTGCGCAGCCGGCGAACCCGACGTGCAGGGAGGGTGGCGGTGGTGGCGCTGCGGCGGGCGGCTGGCTCCGGCACTGACAGGCCCCGCTGGTGAGCAGCAGGCCCAGTGCCAGCAGCAGCGAGGCCCGACTCAAGGGCGGTCCACGAGGAGGAGCTTTTGGGTGAGGAGCTTCCAGGGGCCCTCTTGTGGCGCGCGGCCCTCCTCGACTCCGGCGAGCAGTTCCTCTGGTGCTTCCGGCAGTGTCCCGGGACGGCCTACTGCGATGGCCAGGGTCCACTCGCCCGGCGGAACGGAGAGCAGCTCCTCCACCGGACCGCGAATGCGAACCGCGCCCTCCGCGGAGCGCTCCAGGGGCGGTGTCCAGGCCCGTACCTCGCCCGGCCTCAGGAGGAAGGCGCGCACCTCCACCGCTCCCTCCACCGTTTCTTCCGGGCGCAGGAGCACGTCGAGCCGGGAGCCGGGACCGAGGCGTGGCACGTCCTGCGCCGGCGCCCCGGCGCGCACCGCCTGCTCGCTGGAGACGGACAGGCTGTAGCCCGGCAGGGGAGGTGTCTCCCGGGGGAGGAGCACGAAGAGGAGCGCGGCGGCAGCGGCCATGGCGGCCACCGCCGGCGCGAGCCTCCGCAGGCCCCGTCTGGGCGCGCGTGGGGCCTGGCGGGCGGGAGACTGCGCTTCGCGGGCAGGAGCCAGCGGTTCGCGTGAGAGAAGTGGCGTGCCACCAGCGGTCTGCTCCGCGAGCTCCCGCTCCAGGCGTGCGGCGATGTGCTCCCGCGCTGTCGCATCCAGTGGGCGAAAGGCCTCGTACGCCTCCGCCGCGGACGGCTCCTCCTGGGCAAGCCGCTCCAGCTCCCGCCGCTCGTCCTCCGAGAGCGTCCCTTCCGTGAGCGACTCCCAGCGCCCGTCGCGTGCCTCGGCGCGCTGACGCTCCCGCGCCACGCGGCCCAGCTCCCGGAGAAGTTTGTCGCTCATGGAACGTCACTCACTTTAGGTATTCGCGGCGGGTCCTGTGAATCTGACATGAGCTCCGCGCCGAGCCGCCGGCTCAGCCGCCCCAGCCGGCTCTGCCAGGCGTAGACGGCATCCCGGCTCATGCCCATCTGCTCGCAGACCTCGGGTACCGAGCGCTGGTGGATGAAGATGGCCTCGAAGAGGGACAGGCCCAGGGGGCTGAGCTCCTCGCGCAGGCGGTCCAGGAGCGCTTCCAGCATCTGCTGGGACTCCAGCCGCAGCTCCACGCTGGAGTCTTCCGCGGGGGAGTCGAGCTCCTCCAGCAAGGTCGGGTCCTCCGTCCAGGGGCTGCGGCACGTCGTCCGGAGGATGGAGGCCACCTGCCGCTCGGCGACGAAGCCGACGAAGTTGGCCAGCGTCAGCCCACGCTCGGGCCTCCACGCTCGCAGCGCCCTGCCCTGGTCGGCGAAGAGGGCGGCGAACACGTCCTGAGTCAGGTCGGCGACTTCCTGGCGGATGTTCCGCCCGCTCGCGGCCGAGGCCCGGCGCAGCAGGGCTCGCGCCACGCGGGACTGGATGACGGGGGTGAGCATGTCCACCAGGGACCGCAGCGCCTCGCCATCCCGGGCGAGTGCTCGCTCCACCAGCTCCGCGGTCCCCTCCGTCACGCTGCGAGTCATGGAATTCAGGGGACTCTAGATGTGGCGACGCGCGAGTGTCCACCGGGTGGACGGAGTGGAGCCCTGCTGTTTCTCGCAACGGCATGTCGGATCTTCCGGCGCCGACGCGAAAAGCCTTCTGTACTCGCAAGGAGGCTTCATGTCCGTTTCTTCGTCACACGTTCATCGTCGATACATCCGTACGTCGGCTGCACTCTCCCTCGTCGCGGGCCTCGTCGGCTTCGCGTCCCCCGCGGAGGCCACCGACGAGCGCGACATCGTCGAGAGCCCCATCGTGTTTCCGTGGCACACCATCGTGAAGGTGAAGATCGGCCCCGTGGGCGGAGGCCGCGGCAGCGGTGGGCTCATCGCGGGCTGCACCGTCCTGACCAACGGACACGTGGTCTGGAACGGTCAGACGGGCACGTGGCGCGAGATTGCATCGGTGCATCCCGGCAGCTACTACAGCGAGGTGCAGGGCGCGAGCGTCGACCCCTTCGGGAGCAGGTCGGACTCGGGGCTCGCCACCAACACCCGGTGGGTCGCCACGCTCGACAGCAAGTACGACTACGGCGCCATCTTCGTGTCGAGCTCGTTCGGCAGCATGGGCATCAACACCTATATCCCCGTCGCATTCGAGGAGGAGCCCGGCTTCATCAACCTGTCGGGCTACCCCTCCGAGGACCTGCCTCTCGCGGGGGTCGGCATGGCGCAGGAGCAGTGGCGCGGGTTCGGTGACGTCGGCCTCTACGAGTCACGCAAGATGTATTACGACGCGACCTCGACGGGAGGCGCCAGCGGCAGCCCGGTCTGGGTGTATTACAGCAGCACGAACGAGCGATACATCGTCGGCGTCAACCGGGGCCACAGCAGCACCTGGGATGGCATTGGCACCCGCATGGTTTCCGAGAACCAGCAGGTCGTCGAGGCCTGGATGAACAGGGCGTGTATCGTCGGAGTCGGCGCTCCCGGAGCCGGTCAGCTGCAGCCGCAGCTGTCCCTCAGCGCGCTGCTGCTGAATCGGAAGACGCTGCGGGGCGTCCCCATCCCGCTGCATCCGCCGGCCTACTTCCGCCTGGTGAACCCGCCCAGCAACCGCAATGACCTCCTTCCGAAGCGTGAGGTCCTGCAGGTCATCGAGGGCAAGTACTACCGCTGGCAGGAGTTCCACGCGCCGGGCGAGAGCGTCCATGGGAGCCAGGAGGGCGCGCCCGATTCGCAGCCCGCGCCCACCCGCTTCATCCGCCTCGTGGCCCCCGAGAGCCGCTGGCTCACGGCCGAGGAGGCCTCGGTGGTCCTCTCGGCGTCGCTGCTCTGGATGAAGGCCGCGCAGCCGACGAACCCGGTCCTCGACTTCACGGCGTCGTCGCCGGTCCAGGCCGTGCTGCCCCCCGCGCCGCTCCCGGTCTTCGACGACCCCACCCGGCCGGAAGTCGGAGTCCAGAGCTCGAACTGACGAAGGAAGTGACCTCCTCCACGGGGAGCACCCGTGGAGGAGGGGAGTCGTCCGCGCGTCGCTACTGCACCAGCCGGCGGATGTCGCCGCAGGCGATGTAGGAGCTGCCGTTGGCCATGGTGATGATCTCGTCCACCACGTAGAGGACGTTCTCCTCGCGGATTTCACGCGGGAAGCGGATGTTGAGGTTCGGGTCGTACCCGTCCGACACCACTCGGGCGCGCAGCTTGCTGCCCTCCTTGACGCACTGGACGATGACCCCCGTGCCCACGCTGTTCGTCGTGGGCAGGTCCGCCGCCGAGCTGGCCGTCACCTTCGAGGCCGTGGGCTTGCCCGTCTTGGCGGGGGCCGCCTCCTGCTTGCGTGCTGACCGCTGCTGTCCCGGCGCCGCCAGCCGCTTGATGTTGCCCACCACCCGGTAGAAGGTGCCGTCTCCGGAGGTCTCCAGCTTCTCCACCACGTAGCGCACGCCCTCCTCGCGCGCGCTCCGGGGGAACTGCACGTTGAAGCTCGCGTCATACCCCGGGGAGACGGTGTGTACGCGCAGCTTGCCGCCCTCGCGCACGCACTCCAGCACGATGCCACCGCCCGCGTCGCTCACGGCCTCCAGGCTGTCCGCCGAGCCTCCCGCCGTCCCGCGCAGCGCCAGGTCTCCACGGGTGCGCGTGCCGGCCTGATACGACTGGTCTCTCAGCTCCTTGCGGAGCACGGCATCGTAGGTGCGCGACTCCAGCCGCTGCGCGTAGTGCGACAGCTGCTCCACCTCCTCGGCGAGCTCGTACGAGGCCTTGTCCAGGAGGGACGACAGCTCGGAGATGACCTCGCGCAGACGCTTGGAGGCCGAAGCCAGCTCGCCCTTGTCGGCCAGCTCGATGGCCTGGTCCTTCACGCGCGCGATGCGCAGGCGGCTCGTCTGGGCCAGCACGTTCCTGTCCGCCGCCACCGCCGCCGACTCGGCGGCCGGGGCCAGCTGCGCGAGGATGGGCACTTCGCCCGTCACCTCCCGTACGCTCCCGTCCACCACCACCTGTGCCTTGAACACCAGCGTGGCGAGCGTCGTCGGACCGGCCGACGACGGGGCCGCTACCGACAGCTCCGCCGCGAGCTGCCGTGGCTCCGTGGCGTACACGTCGCCCAGGCCCACGGACACCTCCTGGCCCCGCGCTTCGGTGCGGTAGCGGTTGAGCACGCTCGCCACCTTGACCGTGGGGGCGGGTTTCAGCACCACCTCCAGGTTCTGCGCCACCAGCGAGCCCAGGCCCTCCATCTCGATGCGGAACACCCCCGCGGCGTCCTCGGGCGACTGGATGTAATAGAAGTGCCCCTCGCCGGCATTGGCCATGCCGATGAGCAGGTCCTCGTTGAAGTTGGCGCCGAAGCCCAGCGTCGTGGTGATGATGCCCGCGTTGGACTTCTCCCGCGCCATGTTGATGAGCTGGCCCGGGTCCGTGATGCCCGCGTTGGCCTGCCCATCGGTGAGCAGCAGCACGCGGTTGATTCCCTCGGCGGACAGCTGGCTCTTCACGTGCTCCACGCCCTTGAGCCACCCGCCACTCAGGTTGGTGCAGCCGCCCGCGTTGACCCGGGCGAGCACCTTGCCGATGGCCGCCTTGTCCTTGACCTTCACCGGGGCGAGCACCGTGGCCACCGCGTCGTCATAGGTGACGACGGACAGCGTGTCCTCGGGGCGCATGCGCTCCACCAGCTCGTGCGAGGCCTGGATGGCATTCTTCAGCGGCGCACCCGCCATGGAGCCCGAGCGGTCGATGACGAGCCCCAGGTTGAGCGAGCGTCGCGTGGACGCCGTACCCTCCGAGGAGAACGTCACCAGCAGATCGACCTTGGACGACGCCCCCATGGGGAGCACGGGGTGGCTGAGCGTATAGGTAGCCTTCAAGTCGGAGCCTTTCGTGAGGAACAAAAGGCAGCCTATGCCAACCCCCTGTCAGACGTCATGACACGAGCGCTCGTGGGCGGGTGGCCGCCTGGGTTGCCGTGCCCGCACGCCAGGGGCGCCGTTGTCTCCACTGAATCTAGATTTATCTGTCTAGACTGCAACTCAATCAATTCATGGAATAAGTGTAACTTGGTAACTAAAGTATCGACGTCCCCCATCGTTGGAGAGGAGTCGCTATGTCGACATCGCAGCGCATCTTGTTGGGTTGGGTCCTGCTCTTCGCGCAGGGCTCGTTGGCCGCGCAGGGGCAGATCCTGGCGCGTCCCAGGACCACCGTTCAGGGCATCAACTACGGTTACTGGGAGTACCTGCCGCAGGACTATGACGACAATTCCGAGGCGACCTATCCGCTGGTGATCTTCCTGGGAGGCCTGGGGCAGGAGGGCGATGGGACGGCCGCCGGCCTCGAGAGGCTCATGGAGGTCACCGCTCCGCCCCGCCTCATCCGGAATGGACGCCACTTCCCGTTCATCCTCATTTCGCCCCAGCGGTTCAATGCCTGGTGGGGGAACAGTGAGATTGACGGCATCATCGAGTTCGCCAAGCGCCGCTACCGCGTGGACCCGAGCCGCATCTATCTGACGGGGCTCTCGGCGGGGGCTGTCGTCACCTGGTCCTACGCGGTGGCCTTTCCCCAGAAGCTCGCGGCCATCGTTCCCATCGCGGGGAATGGCAACGGGATTGCCATCTGCAACATGTGGAACGTCCCGGTGTGGGCCTTCCATGGCACGGCGGATGGAACCGTGTCTCAGTGGGGGTCCATCGAACCTGTCAACAAGCTCAACAACGTCTGCAATCCCGCGGCGAACCCGCCGGCCCAGCTCACGCTGTATCAGGGCGTGGGGCATGACTCCTGGTCCCGGACCTACAGCGGTTCAGCGGGCCATGACATCTACACGTGGATGTTGAGCCACTCGCTCTGACGGGAGTTTGGAGAAAAAATGAAACGAAAACTCACAGCTCTGGCCGCGGCAGGGGTCGTGCTTCTCGGGTTCGGAGCGGTCAGCGCCAGCGCAGCTTTTGCCAAC is from Pyxidicoccus xibeiensis and encodes:
- a CDS encoding CHAT domain-containing protein, with amino-acid sequence MSRASLLLALGLLLTSGACQCRSQPPAAAPPPPPSLHVGFAGCAAVTSGPVCELPGDRRLRLWVEVPKQVALSVSAGGARLPVEEREVRGGRACTFVVPAGATEVVLAVSLPQGPAVWRLPVRNSEQVPLLQRATALRAEGKAEDAAKLLREETPALPEVPRTRAKSLLARVELSLGHAEEAAAHLRESMALHRLGGRRSDEASDAMVLVYTLIHHGRRFTDAREVLEAVGSMEGNHPEGGAQRAYHEGLLALESGDVGAALQHFAEAELLAERLGIGRLHRAVRQVLATTLQSLGRDEESLVLLGALRDETAGSDCEKADLLTNIGWGLLLAREAGGAPRGEPVPPLEEALALYRGVCASPDDEANVLVNLALAELHAGRAGAAAARLREARHARPEPGARLALWWLDLEGRIHLAAGQARQARQRFARLAELAEASASPEARWRAAFGQAQAAEQLGDVRTALAAHARAEALLDGEALRVPLMEGRHVFLRERERGSRAYVALAVRTGHVTEALEAARRARARVLEAVRLSDRVTHLPAAERARWDTALAAYRQEREALDEEAARDWRLSTARLAEVRQARRLRDERLRALLEESFTLLVPAASATRSPQGTRPRPAPGELWLVYYPAPRGWIGFAAAEHTVKARFLEPVAPGASPEVLAATLLEPFREELLAARRVTLVPYGVLRAVDFHALPFGADALVAGRPVAYALDLARPEPAEAAPRERTALIVADPEGNLPQAREEARLVHAALREDWQVQVQSGPAATGAGVRAALERAELFHYAGHGRFAGLGGWESVMPLHEGQLTVGDVLALRRVPSWVVLSGCETVLAAQDSPVEGLGLAQAFLAAGAHGAVAAWREVDDAHAMELMRALYRHDGPFTATGLPEALRHAQLELRARRPESDWAAFRALVP
- a CDS encoding RNA polymerase sigma factor, with translation MTRSVTEGTAELVERALARDGEALRSLVDMLTPVIQSRVARALLRRASAASGRNIRQEVADLTQDVFAALFADQGRALRAWRPERGLTLANFVGFVAERQVASILRTTCRSPWTEDPTLLEELDSPAEDSSVELRLESQQMLEALLDRLREELSPLGLSLFEAIFIHQRSVPEVCEQMGMSRDAVYAWQSRLGRLSRRLGAELMSDSQDPPRIPKVSDVP
- a CDS encoding trypsin-like serine peptidase, encoding MSVSSSHVHRRYIRTSAALSLVAGLVGFASPAEATDERDIVESPIVFPWHTIVKVKIGPVGGGRGSGGLIAGCTVLTNGHVVWNGQTGTWREIASVHPGSYYSEVQGASVDPFGSRSDSGLATNTRWVATLDSKYDYGAIFVSSSFGSMGINTYIPVAFEEEPGFINLSGYPSEDLPLAGVGMAQEQWRGFGDVGLYESRKMYYDATSTGGASGSPVWVYYSSTNERYIVGVNRGHSSTWDGIGTRMVSENQQVVEAWMNRACIVGVGAPGAGQLQPQLSLSALLLNRKTLRGVPIPLHPPAYFRLVNPPSNRNDLLPKREVLQVIEGKYYRWQEFHAPGESVHGSQEGAPDSQPAPTRFIRLVAPESRWLTAEEASVVLSASLLWMKAAQPTNPVLDFTASSPVQAVLPPAPLPVFDDPTRPEVGVQSSN
- a CDS encoding vWA domain-containing protein, with the protein product MKATYTLSHPVLPMGASSKVDLLVTFSSEGTASTRRSLNLGLVIDRSGSMAGAPLKNAIQASHELVERMRPEDTLSVVTYDDAVATVLAPVKVKDKAAIGKVLARVNAGGCTNLSGGWLKGVEHVKSQLSAEGINRVLLLTDGQANAGITDPGQLINMAREKSNAGIITTTLGFGANFNEDLLIGMANAGEGHFYYIQSPEDAAGVFRIEMEGLGSLVAQNLEVVLKPAPTVKVASVLNRYRTEARGQEVSVGLGDVYATEPRQLAAELSVAAPSSAGPTTLATLVFKAQVVVDGSVREVTGEVPILAQLAPAAESAAVAADRNVLAQTSRLRIARVKDQAIELADKGELASASKRLREVISELSSLLDKASYELAEEVEQLSHYAQRLESRTYDAVLRKELRDQSYQAGTRTRGDLALRGTAGGSADSLEAVSDAGGGIVLECVREGGKLRVHTVSPGYDASFNVQFPRSAREEGVRYVVEKLETSGDGTFYRVVGNIKRLAAPGQQRSARKQEAAPAKTGKPTASKVTASSAADLPTTNSVGTGVIVQCVKEGSKLRARVVSDGYDPNLNIRFPREIREENVLYVVDEIITMANGSSYIACGDIRRLVQ
- a CDS encoding carboxylesterase family protein, which translates into the protein MSTSQRILLGWVLLFAQGSLAAQGQILARPRTTVQGINYGYWEYLPQDYDDNSEATYPLVIFLGGLGQEGDGTAAGLERLMEVTAPPRLIRNGRHFPFILISPQRFNAWWGNSEIDGIIEFAKRRYRVDPSRIYLTGLSAGAVVTWSYAVAFPQKLAAIVPIAGNGNGIAICNMWNVPVWAFHGTADGTVSQWGSIEPVNKLNNVCNPAANPPAQLTLYQGVGHDSWSRTYSGSAGHDIYTWMLSHSL